The Denticeps clupeoides chromosome 16, fDenClu1.1, whole genome shotgun sequence DNA segment AATTCCAGTATATCCCAATAGACAGGATACTGAAGCTGAAAGGGAGACATTAAACCTATTAAAAGACCTGTTCTTCCTACAAGAACACAATGGATGACtacaaacacagacagggaCATAGACagaaggccaccactgccactgaggAAGCGGATTTGTAACCGAAGgttgccagggtgccactgagcaaggtaccatccccattTCATGGCTACCTGcggcttaccaagggtgatggtttaaatccggaggacacttttcgttgtgtcacagtgtgctgtgctatgttgtgcttcacaatgacaatcactttctcgTCAAAATGACGTCGACTGTAAACCTGGTTCCCCGTTTGTCTCTACATATCCTAATTCTAGCTAAGTGCACCCTCCAGAATATTTCCAGGATACTGTATATCAGGGAGACTTCCAATAGCGGAGAGATGTTTGTACAGCTATTATTGTCACATGGTACCAAATGTTTAAGACAAATTTCTAAACTTTAAATCAGTGGATCATTGAAAATGGACAAGGAGACAAATGAGAAATACGATGCTAAACAATACTGATGCGGCACTATGGCATGCCGGTCGCCGTTTTACCCACCGAAATACACCGATACCCCCAGCCAGTTAAGGCCAGGATCTGCTGAAAGAACACTTCAGCTGTGCCACTCACGGGTGGCAGGAAGACGATGGGACACCTGATATTCTTTGGCCCAGCGTCATAGAGGGACCACACTTTACTGTCATCTTCATCCACAATGATCTGTGGGAGGAAGGAGGAACAAATTCTCTCGGTCATCTAACTGTCACAAGCGCTGCGATGTTGCTTAACCATGAACGCAAAGAAATTGTTCACCTAGTGCACAGAAAGTAGAAAAACAGTACATCACATGTCCTTATGATTGTGCCATAAACGAAATGTGCAACAACGGATGGACTTACCCTTTTCAGAGGGACTGAACTTCTGAACCAGTTGTAGTCAGGAGACACTCTTatctcctccatctctgaaaaaaatgtggcaATAGAAACAAAATACGGAATAAGTCgcaaaaacactgaaatataaCACAAGGCCGAGTCCAAATGGCCTTGTTAACATTAATGTGGTTTAAAATTATTCTGCAGCCAGTGGCCAATAATAAATTACAGTGAGTGATTACAAAACAAAACCCGCAAACATTCTGAACGTTACGATCTGGCACGGTGCCGTAGTCGATCGGCCGATAATCTCACCGCAGCGAGTACTACCAACTACACCGCGTAAACCTTGACGTAAAACAGCAAAAAGGAACGCGGAAGCAAAGCACGCAAGCACGGAGAACGGACACCCACACGCCGGCGGGTCCGGGCAAAGACGGAAAAAAAGTACCGTGCAGGTTCGGTGCTTCATTCGCCGTTCACAACACTTCGGACGGTGAGACCCGCTACATTGTAGCCCCCTGCAAGTCACATGACAACAACTTCCGCGTCTTCCAGAACCGACGGCCACGCCCCCGCCGCGCGCATGCGCACGAATCgcttgttttttggggggggttttgAGCTCCTTGTGCTGATGTGCGGTCAGCTGGGTCGCGAAACCACAATAGTGACGAAATGGTGTCCGTGTGCAAAACCTAGTGAATGATCTTTAACCGGGGGTTTTCGGAAAAAAGATGACATTGCTGTGTAGTTGCTTAAGaagtttgtgtctttttgttttttttttttaatttgacgTTCCTCGCTGATGTCATGGTTAAGCtgtagtgaaactaattaaaggtttttcatcttcccaacagtaacaGAAATACTCGAGGAAGGGGCTATCTAAAAGTtgaacacacaaataacaacGATTAAAACGTGGAAGTGTGAATAATGTTGGTGTTGATGTGTAGTTGCTTCACGAAAATTCggaaattctgcaaaaaaaagttctttagGCAAGTCAATATTTGATCCACGTTACGTTAAACGGTGGCGCCGTTTGTGCCTCGTCCTCTGGTGGATTAAAAACCGCCTCGGGCCCCCTACAGGCGCGGCGGCGCCACTGCAGCCGGCACGGCCGCTCCGTCCGCTGCGGGACCGACGCCGGTGGAAAAGCAGCCGAACGGAGTGCCGGTTACCGGCCTGGACCGCGTCGGTTTCCCTGGAGGCGTCCGGGTTTGGGCTGCGGCCGCGGGTGAGCGGGGCGCTGGTCGTGGCGAAGCCCGTTAGCTCCTGAGCTAACAAACATCGGCTCCCGTTCCGTTCTCCCGAGCGTTAGATCGCTAAATTACGTCTATATTTCACCCCTGCAGGTTCTGGACCAGGGGAggtctaaatatatatatatatatatttatatatgtgtatgcaTTCGCTCCCGAACTTGACATCCAACAGGAAAACAATTACTGGGCGTCAGGATATATTcgttttttattccatttaccCACTTCGGCTGACCAGAGAAGATGAACGCTTGCGCGTCTGCGGCGAGAGCTTTACTCCTGAGCTCCGCACATAGAGGTAAAGACACGGTAACGCGTGGGAGGAGGTTTATTACCAccactgtattattattactattatttcatttcatgatGGGTGCTTTTAAAACCccggggtcagaggtcgtgTACCTGACCTCTGTACGTGCTGCTTAAATGTGAATTGTGCTGGCTTTTTCGCATTACGGCGCAATTGGTCCTGAAACGTTCCATAACCGTGCTGTTTGTGTCGCAGGGCTGCTGTCTAAAAGGAGACCGGGACACCGAGAGCTGCTCCTGGCAGCCGGACCAGCTGTCAGGCCATTTACAGACACGCCTGTATGCTCGGCCTCGAAGGATGGCGCGGCGAAAAACGGCCCCGGGGACGGCGGGAAGGTACGTCTGTGGGTCAAGCCCCCACCCCCCGCCGTAAGATGACTCGGTGCGTCTGATGTGTAATAATAATCCCTGGCAGAAATCCCTGGGCGATGGAAGCGGGAAGAGGTTGGGCCCGGGAAACTTTGGGAAAGGCGGCGGTCGGCTGTGCTGCCCGAAGTGCGGAGACCTCTGCACTCACGTGGAGACGTTTGTCTGTGAGTGTTAATGCCGCATgcttccaaattcaaattttatttgtcacatacatagtcatacacggtatgatatgcagtgaaatactCTTTGCGacaactacagaccacagtattgcaaatgttgcaagtatacaatgaaccaatatgcaaatattgcaaacataaccaaatattacacttttacgtctttaactggtagggtgaaggcgtgcaaatgagttaaagacaatgtttaaagaaaagagaaaaagagccataaaaaaaaaagagcagtaaagtaaaaagcgcagagtgattttgttcCTTCACCAAGTTTATtcgctgacctttgacccagatGAGTTTAAACTCTTGGCCTGTGGAGAGTGTTGGATTGCAGCATGGCTACCCTTGGGAGGGGATTTACAGGAGCAGCTATTGCTtgcatcctgtgtgtgtgtgtgtgtgtgtgtgtgtgtgtgtgtgtgtgtgtgtgtgtgtttttggtcaCCGCGGTGTGAGAAATCGCGAGCCCCCTCGTTTTGTTTTGCAGCTTCCACCCGCTTTGTCAAATGTGAAAAATGCCACCACTTCTTCGTGGTGCTGTCTGAAACGGACACCAAGAAGAGTCTGAAGGAACCGGAATTGGCCGCCGAGGCAGTGAAACTGGCTTTCCAGCAGAAACCTCCGCCGCCTCCGAAGAAGGTACCCAGCACGGTTACACCAAGTTTAGTGCTGGTTTGGTGCCTGTCGGTGAGGCACCAAATCTCCAAATCTGGCTTCGTCCAATCGCAGCCAGATTGGTGTATTATGTACTTTTAGCCtttttgagaaaaaatgtaTGCTCACTGTAAAACCGTGGAGaataaaactctctctacacacaaaagcactgtattcaaaccactccaacctgatgttacctggcagaaagaggcgtggcacaatagagctTAAAAGTGCTACGggctaatttattaacaccagtagattattattgcagttacatgtgaatattgtatgtaaaaaatgtaccaatgttacagagaaaaccaaaatgagaggaggaaaagatagaaaaagacagaacagcctgaaccaagcttcagagacatcacctgatccaggagaaaaatgggaggagagaaaagactcgagaACAGGAAGGCCCAGTTCCGATGGAAAATACAgctgacctacaggaagctgtcacagactaATCAGAACCTGTTATTTCTGACCtcacgcccccggtgtctcccgtcttttggaaagagacttcagataaagtattaggggaccaagaAGACCGATCATTTTTGTGTCATGTTTAAAACAGGCACTATGCCTCCTGCCGTATTCCTGAATACTGAGTcagaataaatgtataaaatgtaagtCTAGCCTTTGCGTATGAGAggtttgttgtttgtgtgtgtgacttttcaGATCTACGGCTATCTTGATGAATACGTCATTGGCCAGTCCTACGCCAAGAAAGTGTTGTCAGTCGCCATCTACAATCACTACAAGCGAATCTTCAACAGACAGCAGCAGGCGGACACGGAAAGGCGCGGCTCTGTTCCCCCGCGGGGTGAGGATGCTTGCACCAGAGGGCAGCTTGCATTACTCTTGGTTCCGATGCCCGGTGTTCCCCTACCTTTTCGGCGCTTGGCCCATCAAGTTGTGATTCGAAACAGCATACAGCTAAACCCCAGCCGTGCATGCGGCATTAGTGAGCAGATTCTCGTCCGTTTGCACCAACACGCCGCTGCCTCATCAGTCCAGCGCCATCGCATCTGGTCGGGATCTGATCCCCCGTTGAAGAGCGCTAGCTGTGCACCAGCCGAGCCAAGCACGAGAGGTTGTGCCTGCATGCTGCTGATTGCTTTCCCCATGTTTCCGTAGAGCTGGAGCTGAGGAGACGCGAGGATGAGTACAGATTCACGAGTAAGTGATGTACGATGAGCATTAAACGTTAAGGAAGGGCACGATACAGACAAATGGCTGCTCTTGGCAACAAGAATGCATGCTTTGCATCTGTGACTACGGGCGCTTTCACGCCTTCAGGCTTTAGTGCATTTGAATCGAACTTCGTTTCGCATCAAAACCCACAAAAAGACGTCATCTCGATTCGGGCCAAATCGCGAACTCGGGTGCTGTCCGTCTGGTGAGAACACGTACTTAGGTCAATGTACAGGACAAAATCACCAAAATCAAAATTTTTGAGCCGTGAAGTATGGCTAGATTTCCATGTCgtctgctttgtgtgtttttgttgttcccGCGGCGATTAATTCGACCAATCGGCAGAGAGAAATATTTGAAACCAAATCCAATTGGAAAATGATACAATGTTCAAAACTCAAAAAAGCGCCATTCGTCTCCGCTTAAAGGGATCCtctggtgatgaaaataaaacaaggcTAACATCGTTTCACACCACAGTGTCCCTTTTAAAGGGTGGATTTTCAACTGTATTTCGCTGTATAGCGGCGGGTTATAAGCTACTGGTGAACATGTCCAGTGTAACCAAACCTCATTACCCAGTGAAAACGTACATGGGGTGAGTAGAGTTTATAAATAGAACAGAAGCTGGGCCACAGAGGGCACTGTTGGCACATATCATGTTAGCAAGGAGAGTACCGGGTAGATTGAATTCAGCTTTTTGGTATGAAGATTGAGTCAATTGACACTTATTGACAGGAAGGGGTTTAAAATGTCCAGAATTAGGAAATTAGGATGTGTGAGAGcagtcaatcatgcctacaggctcctcacCCTTTTTACATAGACAGCATtgctcagacgcccttatccagagtgacttacagggacaatcccccgctggagacactcagggttaagtgtcttggttcataaaaacataaagtTCATCttttgggtgtcagaaataattacacaccatcaAAAAGTGcctttttatttgtgtatttctcGAAagacttgatgtgacattagccaGCACTCCATAGGTGCTCTGTCTGTAACCGTGGTTGGTTTTGTGTTTCAGAGCCACTGCAGGTGGCCGGGATCAGTCCCCACGGCAGTGCGCTTGGCGCGtcggtgcagcagcagcagaaccagcAGTGCGCTCACGAGCGCAGGGGCAGGGAGCTGCTGGACTCCACCCACTCCGACATCAAACTGGAGAAGAGCAACATTGTCCTGCTGGGACCCACAGGCTCAGGTTCCATTTCAGAACGATCAATCGCTGCATGGGTTGTACACGActgcaacatttaaaataatttaaactacagctatggtggtggtagcctagttggtaacagactcgcctatgaaccagaagacccaggttcaaaccccacttactaccattgtgtccctgagcaggacacttaaccctgagtgtctccaggggggactgtccctgtacctactgattgtaagtcgttgtggataagggcgtctgataaatgctgtaaatgtaaatgtgtacagcGCCCCCTCGTGTCCGTGGGCTGCAATGCAGCTTTCAATGACCTTTGGGTGAAACGCCTCTTCAGCCTTCAGTCTACACTTTCTGAGAATGATGCCTGTGTTTATAGACAGAATGCGGCAGACTAGatatgtccatttttttttttttttagtttatttgacccgggaaattattattatttccaggAAAGACGCTTCTGGCTCAGACACTGGCCAGGTGCCTGGATGTGCCGTTTGCCATCTGTGATTGCACCACTCTGACGCAGGCGGGGTACGTGGGAGAGGACATCGAGTCTGTCATCGGCAAGCTCTTACAAGATGCCAACTACGTGGTGGAGAAGGCCCAGCAAGGCAAGTGGACAAGCAACGCAGGACACCAGTCGAGGTTCATTCTCATGTAAAGTACTCGCTGATGTCCGTTCTGGCACCGTCCAGGCATCGTGTTCCTGGACGAGGTCGACAAGATCGGGAGCGTGCCAGGAATCCATCAGCTGAGGGATGTTGGGGGTGAAGGAGTCCAGCAGGTCTGTGAAATGATTTCCGctgtttgaagtgtgtgtggtcGGCGTAACGTACACCCTCCAAAAAGCACCGAATGCCATGTTGTAATTTAGTGGGTCACGTTTCAGGGTCTTCTGAAACTGCTGGAGGGGACGATAGTAAATGTTCCAGAGAAAAACTCCAGGAAGCTGAGAGGAGAGACTGTGCAGGTGGACACAACCAACATTCTGTTCGTGGCATCTGGAGCTTTCAACGGACTGGACCGCATCATCAGCAGGAGGAAAAATGAGAAGGCAGGGGTCGCTACGTCTCGCAAACACCGCAGATTAATTGCACATCACaaactgttttatttcttcAGTATTTCCTGTGTCGGTACAGTACCTGGGCTTCGGCTCGCCATGCAGCCCCGGCCAGGGTCGTCGTGCACCAGCTGCAGCCGACAGGGCGAGCGGCGGGCAGATGGAGGAGAAGGACCGGCTGCTCCAGCTCGTGGAGACGCGAGACCTGATCGAGTTCGGCATGATCCCGGAGTTTGTGGGCCGGCTGCCCGTGGTCGTGCCTCTCCACAGTCTGGACGAGGACATGCTGGTGCGGATCCTGACCGAGCCCCGAAATGCTCTGGTGCCTCAGTACCAGACGCTCTTCAGCATGGACAAGGTACTAAACAATGAAACACACATATtataaacaaaattaaaatggactAATGATAGTGATTCTCTTAACTGGTCAGTTTCATGGCAGtgtttataaaataatacagaACCTGAATCTTGATTTAGCAGATACAATGACATTGTGAGCGTTTTCtttgtataaatataaatcgttttttacatttttacacaaaagattgcatttttctgtatataaaaaCAGGTTTAAAGGAGAATATTTTTTACAGAATGTACAGACTACGGTCTATATTATATTGCTctcaatataacaaagagtgcagaatatgtgtatgtattatataacagagttatatataatgttttgttGTGCTGCTTTATCTGTCTAGTGTGAACTCACTGTGACTCACGATGCACTGAGAGCCATCGCCAGACACGCCCTGGAAAGGAAAATTGGAGCCCGTGGTCTCAGATCCATAATGGTGGGAGTCTGTCCCCAATGTGGAAATGACCCTTGAGGACCGTAGGCATTATTTATTCACGTACAGTTTCTGAAtgcaggagaagctgctgctggagcccatgTTTGAGGTGCCCCAGTCCGACATTGTGGCTGTTGAAGTGAGTCAGGATGTAGTTCAGGGCAAGACGACGCCCACATATGTAAGGCAAGTAGCGCAGGATTCTGGGAATACACTTGTGCTATTTTTGTAGACAGATTTTTCCTTCAAATTAACCATAATAGGTGGGTTTCAGGTTTGAAAGATAACTGatgtggtagtagtctagtgggtaacacactcgcctatgaaccagaagacccgggttcgaatcccacttactaccattgtgtccctgagcaagacacttaaccctaagttgctccagggagactgtccctgtaactactgattgtaagtcgctctggataagggcgtctgataaatgctgtaaatgtaaatgtaaatgtaaatgatgtgttTTGGTCTTGCAGGGCTCAAGTTAAGGATGCTGGAGAGGAAGAGTACGACTCTagaaatgaggaggagagctggGTCAGACTGGTGGATGCTGCTAAAAACTGAGCACGCTGCGCAGCTCTTCATATTAAACTTGTCGTGTTTTGTACTAAAATGTGGACTACTCACCAGCCTATCATCCGAAGAGCTCAAAACTTTGGTACCTAAAGAACTTAATTATAaagccatttttatttaacgGGGTTGTGCAAAATCCAGACCATCAACAAACTTCTATTTTCCTTCCCACAGAACTTCcatttaaaactgttttattcTCCATGGTTACAGTTAATATGAGAAGCAATGTTGATAAGTCATTTATCAAATATCCTGAAACTAGACTCTTAACATTTGGGTAAGAATAGTGTTATATACATTATAGTGTATACTCAACTTGTCCATGATGGTGGTGTGAACGTTCGTATCAcagtattaaaaatatttaaatattttacttgCATGTTGCCCTGGCCTGCTATCCATTCAACAATCTCTTCACCTTTCTTTGGTTTGAGATCAGTGGCACTTGTCGACTACTGAAGTCATCCCTTGACCTCTGACATAAGAAAGATCGTTCAAGtgtatttttgtaaaattgacAGATCATTTCAAGAGCGAAAATTAGGAGCCATTTGTTTACTGGGTGTTTTCTGAGCAAACTGTACAGTCGTATGCTTACTCAAACAAGCAATTTTGCAAACCTGCAATTGTGTAGGTTTTGCCCTGTGTGTGTACTTCATGTACTCGTATTAGACTTGCTGTTTAGGTACCAGCTAGATTTCAAATGGGTCTATTTGATTGGATTCACAATTCTGGACAGAACAGAAGTTTTAATTAATTGTCAAATGAAGAATGAGAAGAAGGTGGATTGGCCTTTGTAGTGACCCggacattaacatttaaattctATTTTCTTCGTTTTGTTCTAAATTCCCTGTAAAGACTCCATTCATcattgtaatatatatgtatgtatgtatgtatgatgaATTGGTTAAATTCAAGAACTTTTAACCCAACACTGGCACATCTGTACATCaacataagataagatcaatctttattagtcccacaattgcatttgttacggcagaaagtggatagaaacagaagtagcagcaaaaacagaggtaaatagcagcagaaaaaatctacaaatgtacaattgagatctAAACGTGCAATGGGGAAAGTAATGGGTAAAGTGCAAagggtacacctgtacagttgATAATTAccgtggtgtatttgatgtgtgtgtttgttcaactgtgaggtctttgtctgacagcggttggaagaaaagaccttctgaacctctccttcccacatcgtgggtgcagtagcactgccactgaaggagctgctcagtgctgtcagtttcctgcatggggtgggagatgttgtccagcagggactcgccaccattctcctgtcactcaccacctccactgggtccagagggcctcctagaacagagctggccctccggatcagcctgttcagtctctttctgtccccagcggagatgctgctgccccagcagaccacaccgtaaaaggccactacagagtcataaaggGTCTTTAGGAgcggcccctgtactccaaaagatctgagcctccgcagcaggtacagcctgctctgcccttttttgtagagagcatttgtg contains these protein-coding regions:
- the clpxa gene encoding caseinolytic mitochondrial matrix peptidase chaperone subunit Xa isoform X2, producing MNACASAARALLLSSAHRGLLSKRRPGHRELLLAAGPAVRPFTDTPVCSASKDGAAKNGPGDGGKKSLGDGSGKRLGPGNFGKGGGRLCCPKCGDLCTHVETFVSSTRFVKCEKCHHFFVVLSETDTKKSLKEPELAAEAVKLAFQQKPPPPPKKIYGYLDEYVIGQSYAKKVLSVAIYNHYKRIFNRQQQADTERRGSVPPREPLQVAGISPHGSALGASVQQQQNQQCAHERRGRELLDSTHSDIKLEKSNIVLLGPTGSGKTLLAQTLARCLDVPFAICDCTTLTQAGYVGEDIESVIGKLLQDANYVVEKAQQGIVFLDEVDKIGSVPGIHQLRDVGGEGVQQGLLKLLEGTIVNVPEKNSRKLRGETVQVDTTNILFVASGAFNGLDRIISRRKNEKYLGFGSPCSPGQGRRAPAAADRASGGQMEEKDRLLQLVETRDLIEFGMIPEFVGRLPVVVPLHSLDEDMLVRILTEPRNALVPQYQTLFSMDKCELTVTHDALRAIARHALERKIGARGLRSIMEKLLLEPMFEVPQSDIVAVEVSQDVVQGKTTPTYVRAQVKDAGEEEYDSRNEEESWVRLVDAAKN
- the clpxa gene encoding caseinolytic mitochondrial matrix peptidase chaperone subunit Xa isoform X1 gives rise to the protein MNACASAARALLLSSAHRGLLSKRRPGHRELLLAAGPAVRPFTDTPVCSASKDGAAKNGPGDGGKKSLGDGSGKRLGPGNFGKGGGRLCCPKCGDLCTHVETFVSSTRFVKCEKCHHFFVVLSETDTKKSLKEPELAAEAVKLAFQQKPPPPPKKIYGYLDEYVIGQSYAKKVLSVAIYNHYKRIFNRQQQADTERRGSVPPRELELRRREDEYRFTKPLQVAGISPHGSALGASVQQQQNQQCAHERRGRELLDSTHSDIKLEKSNIVLLGPTGSGKTLLAQTLARCLDVPFAICDCTTLTQAGYVGEDIESVIGKLLQDANYVVEKAQQGIVFLDEVDKIGSVPGIHQLRDVGGEGVQQGLLKLLEGTIVNVPEKNSRKLRGETVQVDTTNILFVASGAFNGLDRIISRRKNEKYLGFGSPCSPGQGRRAPAAADRASGGQMEEKDRLLQLVETRDLIEFGMIPEFVGRLPVVVPLHSLDEDMLVRILTEPRNALVPQYQTLFSMDKCELTVTHDALRAIARHALERKIGARGLRSIMEKLLLEPMFEVPQSDIVAVEVSQDVVQGKTTPTYVRAQVKDAGEEEYDSRNEEESWVRLVDAAKN